The Halobellus sp. MBLA0158 genome has a window encoding:
- a CDS encoding formate dehydrogenase subunit alpha: MSAEPVSLDLDRRSFLKASALAGGLTLAGGGVGQALAQGEGEVDGQDTTGERSKTICNYCSVGCGFLGEKQGDAFVGMEPWEEHPINSGSLCSKGAGIYETEHSEKRVKHPMIQEDGEWRKLSWDDAYDRLATDIRALWPDDPTSPSDAVDVDQELSRESVMLLGSAHHSNEESYAIRKLAAFMGTNNIDHQARICHSTTVAGLANTWGYGAMTNTINDYRNFELNIIVGQNPAEAHPIAMQHILEGQKRGGTILCLDPRFTKTAAHADEFVRFRPGTDVALMMGVIKDLRDRHGLAVDPDADDSGQNMLTDRVQGWEDAAAELDRYDKETVSDITWVSVEDIERIADLIAENRPHVQIEWAMGGTQHNNGTQNIRSYALTSLASGSSARVGGGLQVMRGHANVQGATDLAVASHILPGYYGLTPGGWSWWADVWDNTPQTSGSTSFADMYDRFELMPPDKYIRQSPQYEGSEDADLPESRDDPGHGPANPAENSMMFQNGLTVARWFEAALDQGDRYQETPIYQPDQLKIAVFWGHSANSISEMEQMKEGMENLDLLVVIDLFPSVASVLPDYEEGPPVLLLPASSQYEHYRSLTNSHRSTQWSEPVGPPKHNSKPDLQIMQELADRLGFGEHFDWGEGPEIHNGKSSYESVIREFNLGTMTIGYRQTPERLQQHLEYDYAFSDEDLQGAPGTPVEGEYWMLPWPCWGEGHPGTPIIWNDDWDPREGGQDFRARWGVQAPTPEDWDAMPTDEPYPFQETLDAVGDTYDSQADALSLLRDPYDPDWAGERESAEDGMVHGVPEYPGWKTTFPESVLDPTRSTQSDELTIPQEHALSPDQSVYTAAQALNQNPLMDKDIDEEFYEQYDYRQVDAPTGRGRARAVVWNFLDKVPVHREPIESPRPDLVEEWPANGQQLNFYRLDQNNAVEQQRATDIIHGDGDGPDLDTIMTTGRQVEHQGGGAETRNNIHTADLQPHMYAEMTPAKADELGVDGGDLVVVSSTDKGSVLVKARVTDRPNDSEVFLPYHWGGVFKGQSLEDKYPEGMVPYAIGDSANAITARGYDVETQMQETKVSMVAVRPATPELLEQLNMDVDIEFPQDREGVGLQKDFDVRDSEAVQ, from the coding sequence ATGAGTGCTGAACCGGTATCGCTCGACCTCGACCGGCGGTCGTTCCTGAAAGCGAGCGCCTTGGCGGGGGGGCTGACGCTGGCTGGTGGAGGCGTCGGACAGGCACTCGCACAGGGCGAGGGCGAGGTCGACGGGCAAGACACCACGGGCGAGCGTTCGAAGACGATCTGTAACTACTGTTCGGTCGGGTGCGGCTTCCTGGGCGAAAAGCAGGGCGACGCGTTCGTCGGAATGGAGCCGTGGGAAGAACACCCGATAAACAGCGGGTCGCTGTGTTCGAAGGGCGCCGGCATCTACGAGACCGAACACTCCGAAAAGCGGGTCAAGCACCCGATGATACAGGAGGACGGCGAGTGGCGCAAGCTCTCGTGGGACGACGCCTACGACCGGCTGGCCACGGACATCCGGGCGCTGTGGCCCGACGATCCGACGAGCCCGTCGGACGCCGTCGACGTCGACCAGGAACTCAGCCGCGAGAGCGTGATGTTGCTCGGCAGCGCCCACCACTCCAACGAGGAGTCCTACGCCATCAGGAAGCTGGCGGCGTTCATGGGCACGAACAACATCGACCACCAGGCGCGGATCTGCCACTCGACGACCGTCGCCGGCCTCGCGAACACGTGGGGCTACGGCGCGATGACGAACACGATCAACGACTACCGGAACTTCGAGCTCAACATCATCGTCGGGCAGAACCCCGCCGAGGCCCACCCCATCGCGATGCAGCACATCCTGGAGGGCCAGAAGCGCGGCGGGACCATCCTCTGTCTGGACCCGCGGTTCACCAAGACCGCGGCCCACGCCGACGAGTTCGTCCGGTTCCGTCCCGGGACCGACGTGGCGCTGATGATGGGCGTCATCAAGGACCTCCGGGACCGCCACGGGCTGGCGGTCGACCCCGACGCCGACGACAGCGGGCAGAACATGCTGACAGACCGCGTCCAGGGCTGGGAGGACGCGGCCGCGGAACTCGACCGCTACGACAAGGAGACCGTCTCCGACATCACCTGGGTCTCGGTCGAGGACATCGAACGCATCGCGGACCTCATCGCCGAGAACCGCCCGCACGTCCAGATCGAGTGGGCGATGGGCGGCACCCAGCACAACAACGGCACCCAGAACATCCGCTCGTACGCGCTCACGAGCCTCGCGTCCGGAAGCTCGGCGCGCGTCGGCGGCGGCCTGCAGGTGATGCGCGGCCACGCCAACGTCCAGGGCGCGACCGACCTCGCGGTGGCGAGCCACATCCTGCCGGGGTACTACGGGCTGACGCCCGGCGGCTGGTCGTGGTGGGCCGACGTGTGGGACAACACGCCGCAGACGAGCGGCTCCACCTCGTTCGCGGACATGTACGACCGGTTCGAGCTGATGCCGCCGGACAAGTACATCAGACAGAGCCCGCAGTACGAGGGCTCGGAGGACGCCGACCTCCCGGAGAGCCGGGACGATCCGGGCCACGGTCCGGCCAACCCCGCCGAGAACTCGATGATGTTCCAGAACGGGCTGACGGTCGCCCGGTGGTTCGAGGCGGCGCTCGATCAGGGTGACCGGTATCAGGAGACGCCGATCTACCAGCCCGATCAGCTGAAGATCGCGGTGTTCTGGGGCCACTCGGCGAACTCCATCAGCGAGATGGAACAGATGAAAGAGGGGATGGAGAACCTCGACCTGCTCGTGGTCATCGACCTGTTCCCCTCCGTGGCGAGCGTTCTCCCCGACTACGAGGAGGGACCGCCGGTGTTGCTGTTGCCGGCCTCCAGCCAGTACGAGCACTACCGCTCGCTGACCAACTCCCACCGCTCGACCCAGTGGTCCGAGCCGGTCGGCCCGCCGAAGCACAACTCCAAGCCCGACCTGCAGATTATGCAGGAGCTGGCCGACCGCCTGGGCTTCGGCGAGCACTTCGACTGGGGCGAGGGCCCGGAGATCCACAACGGCAAGTCCAGCTACGAGTCGGTCATCCGGGAGTTCAACCTCGGGACGATGACCATCGGCTACCGCCAGACGCCCGAGCGCCTCCAGCAGCACCTGGAGTACGACTACGCGTTCTCCGACGAGGACCTGCAGGGGGCGCCGGGGACGCCCGTCGAGGGCGAGTACTGGATGCTGCCCTGGCCCTGCTGGGGCGAGGGCCACCCGGGTACGCCCATCATCTGGAACGACGACTGGGACCCCCGCGAGGGCGGCCAGGACTTCCGCGCGCGCTGGGGCGTGCAGGCGCCGACCCCCGAGGACTGGGACGCGATGCCGACCGACGAACCGTACCCGTTCCAGGAGACGCTCGACGCCGTCGGCGACACCTACGACAGCCAGGCGGACGCGCTGAGCCTCCTGCGTGATCCCTACGACCCCGACTGGGCGGGCGAGCGCGAGAGCGCCGAGGACGGGATGGTCCACGGCGTGCCCGAGTATCCGGGCTGGAAGACCACCTTCCCCGAGAGCGTGCTCGATCCGACGCGGAGCACGCAGTCGGACGAACTCACGATCCCGCAGGAACACGCGCTGAGTCCCGATCAGTCGGTCTACACGGCCGCGCAGGCGCTGAATCAGAACCCGCTGATGGACAAGGACATCGACGAGGAGTTCTACGAGCAGTACGACTACCGGCAGGTCGACGCTCCGACCGGACGCGGGCGGGCGCGGGCGGTCGTCTGGAACTTCCTCGACAAGGTGCCAGTCCACCGCGAGCCCATCGAGAGCCCGCGGCCGGACCTGGTCGAAGAGTGGCCCGCGAACGGCCAACAGCTCAACTTCTACCGGCTCGACCAGAACAACGCCGTCGAACAGCAGCGGGCGACGGACATCATCCACGGCGACGGCGACGGGCCGGACCTCGATACGATCATGACGACCGGCCGGCAGGTCGAACACCAGGGCGGCGGCGCGGAGACGCGGAACAACATCCACACCGCCGACCTGCAGCCGCATATGTACGCCGAGATGACGCCCGCGAAGGCCGACGAGCTCGGCGTCGACGGCGGCGATCTCGTGGTCGTCTCCTCGACCGACAAGGGCTCCGTGCTGGTGAAGGCCCGCGTGACCGACCGCCCCAACGACAGCGAGGTGTTCCTGCCGTACCACTGGGGCGGCGTCTTCAAGGGCCAGAGCCTCGAGGACAAATACCCCGAGGGGATGGTCCCCTACGCGATCGGCGACTCGGCCAACGCCATCACGGCGCGCGGCTACGACGTCGAGACCCAGATGCAGGAGACGAAGGTGTCGATGGTGGCCGTCCGCCCGGCGACGCCGGAGCTGCTCGAACAGCTCAATATGGACGTCGACATCGAGTTCCCGCAGGACCGCGAGGGCGTGGGTCTCCAGAAGGACTTCGACGTCCGCGACAGCGAGGCGGTCCAATAG
- a CDS encoding hydrogenase iron-sulfur subunit → MNVGAFVCSCGGSCDIDLESVRDGVRDVDVVASSELLCQDGREPMAQVIEEYDLDQVIATTPADSCQARIREVADAQGLHPDATAFVDHREGAAWVHDEQAATEKVARLINRTYAGLEQEAISRTVSRDAGDSVAVVGDAEGAAALADTADVTLIADGRDFADVEELSDVTVERGRVTAVEGHFGAFELTLEARVTDNCIDCMECVREGPDGMVTADPVDVAPEADGGEWVEVCPTDAIDLDGVERTLTFDQVVIPGARPAAPAGEVGLYTSQIDAGTVAAVESRLGGIEHPQYLDLDMDVCASGASSQRGCNECVDACPHGAVDRVAVDEVAFDEVACQDCGACTSSCPTGATGLREPSNERIAREVEALLTAENDEGGWFSWGSDAAIDTEVVAFVCSERAAERLRAYGRRARHADDVDYPPVLPVEVNCTDTVGEAHVMHALAAGADGVAVVGCGGDCLHSGPDPKVELVERLNRATTDLGLGERVGFFAPETEGPDSFVAELSTFVDGLEESPVPAGEHVAEGRARDVAAGAGSGGAAMADGGPRPPGGDGHGPAFNSHEWTLESVRTITDYVDPERDVVRGLKDFGWMDVSDACNLTPTCTNLCPTDAVQRTDEADLLFNHERCVNCGLCEEGCPETAITMRDGLDLSRLPENRGGEAWETVYEGEILECVRCGKPFTSVESAEKIQDEVGEQVAGIAPDSDHSIFEYCSDCRAGLLFQRGEN, encoded by the coding sequence ATGAACGTCGGCGCCTTCGTGTGTTCCTGTGGTGGCTCCTGTGACATCGATCTCGAGTCCGTTCGGGACGGCGTCCGCGACGTCGACGTGGTCGCCAGCTCCGAACTGCTCTGTCAGGACGGGCGGGAGCCGATGGCGCAGGTCATCGAGGAGTACGACCTCGACCAGGTCATCGCGACGACGCCCGCCGACAGTTGCCAGGCGCGCATCCGCGAGGTCGCGGACGCACAGGGGCTCCACCCCGACGCCACCGCGTTCGTCGACCACCGCGAGGGCGCCGCCTGGGTCCACGACGAGCAGGCGGCCACGGAGAAGGTGGCGCGCCTGATCAACCGCACGTACGCCGGCCTCGAACAGGAGGCCATCTCGCGGACCGTCTCCCGCGACGCGGGCGACAGCGTGGCGGTCGTCGGCGACGCCGAGGGCGCGGCGGCGCTCGCCGACACCGCCGACGTGACGCTGATCGCCGACGGCCGGGACTTCGCCGACGTCGAGGAGCTGTCGGACGTGACCGTCGAGCGCGGCCGCGTGACGGCGGTCGAGGGCCACTTCGGCGCCTTCGAGCTGACGCTGGAGGCGCGGGTCACAGACAACTGCATCGACTGTATGGAGTGCGTCCGGGAAGGCCCCGACGGGATGGTGACCGCCGATCCCGTCGACGTCGCGCCCGAGGCCGACGGCGGCGAGTGGGTCGAGGTCTGTCCGACCGACGCGATCGACCTTGACGGCGTCGAGCGGACGCTCACCTTCGATCAGGTGGTGATCCCGGGCGCCCGGCCCGCGGCCCCGGCCGGCGAGGTCGGGCTCTACACCAGCCAGATCGACGCCGGCACCGTCGCGGCCGTCGAGTCCCGCCTCGGCGGCATCGAACACCCGCAGTACCTCGATCTCGATATGGACGTGTGCGCGTCCGGCGCGTCCAGTCAGCGGGGGTGCAACGAGTGCGTCGACGCCTGCCCCCACGGCGCCGTCGACCGGGTCGCCGTCGACGAGGTGGCCTTCGACGAGGTGGCCTGTCAGGACTGCGGCGCCTGCACGAGTTCGTGTCCGACGGGTGCCACGGGGCTCAGAGAGCCCTCCAACGAGCGCATCGCCCGCGAGGTGGAGGCCCTGCTGACCGCCGAGAACGACGAGGGCGGGTGGTTCTCGTGGGGGAGCGACGCCGCCATCGACACCGAGGTGGTCGCGTTCGTCTGCTCGGAGCGGGCCGCAGAGCGCCTCCGGGCCTACGGCCGCCGCGCCCGCCACGCCGACGACGTCGACTACCCGCCGGTCCTGCCCGTCGAGGTCAACTGCACGGACACGGTCGGCGAGGCCCACGTGATGCACGCGCTCGCCGCGGGCGCCGACGGCGTGGCCGTCGTCGGGTGCGGCGGCGACTGCCTGCACTCGGGGCCCGACCCGAAGGTCGAGCTGGTCGAGCGGCTGAACCGCGCGACGACGGACCTCGGCCTCGGCGAGCGCGTCGGCTTCTTCGCGCCCGAGACCGAGGGGCCGGACTCGTTCGTCGCGGAACTGTCGACGTTCGTCGACGGCCTCGAGGAGTCGCCGGTCCCGGCGGGCGAACACGTCGCCGAGGGCCGCGCCCGCGACGTCGCCGCCGGCGCCGGGAGCGGCGGTGCCGCGATGGCCGACGGCGGCCCGCGACCGCCCGGCGGCGACGGTCACGGCCCCGCGTTCAACAGCCACGAGTGGACCCTAGAGAGCGTGCGGACCATCACCGACTACGTCGACCCCGAGCGCGACGTCGTCCGCGGGCTGAAGGACTTCGGCTGGATGGATGTCTCGGACGCCTGCAACCTCACGCCGACGTGTACGAACCTCTGTCCGACCGACGCGGTCCAGCGCACCGACGAGGCGGACCTGCTGTTCAACCACGAGCGCTGTGTCAACTGCGGCCTCTGCGAGGAGGGCTGTCCCGAGACGGCCATCACGATGCGGGACGGTCTGGACCTCTCGCGGCTGCCCGAGAACCGCGGCGGCGAGGCCTGGGAGACGGTCTACGAGGGCGAGATCCTGGAGTGCGTCCGGTGCGGCAAGCCCTTCACGAGCGTCGAGTCCGCCGAGAAGATCCAAGACGAGGTCGGCGAGCAGGTGGCCGGCATCGCCCCCGACAGCGACCACAGCATCTTCGAGTACTGCAGCGACTGTCGCGCGGGGCTCCTCTTCCAGCGGGGTGAGAACTGA
- a CDS encoding TorD/DmsD family molecular chaperone — MDDAAVYDARLELVDFCIEVFWDTPGEEFVAELLDGSVSMPDDPITDHIDEGFERLEAWRERNRDRSPESVHQELEREYTLLFVGPRPPVLPHETYYRDDTDFLGEGLAEVSASYAAAGWSPPEEYPEEDDFIAVELAFLRHLIERQRRGDAETVGFERVFIEEHLQQWVDPFLAEMREEADDGLFLAAALLFRGLVTFEDELVAQLA; from the coding sequence ATGGACGACGCCGCCGTCTACGACGCCCGCCTCGAACTGGTGGACTTCTGCATCGAGGTGTTCTGGGACACGCCGGGCGAGGAGTTCGTCGCCGAGCTGTTGGACGGGTCGGTGTCGATGCCCGACGACCCGATCACCGACCACATCGACGAGGGCTTCGAGCGGCTCGAAGCCTGGCGCGAGCGCAACCGCGACCGCTCGCCCGAGTCGGTCCACCAGGAACTGGAGCGGGAGTACACCCTCCTGTTCGTCGGGCCGCGTCCCCCCGTGCTCCCCCACGAGACGTACTACCGGGACGACACCGACTTCCTCGGGGAGGGGCTGGCCGAGGTGTCGGCCAGCTACGCGGCCGCCGGGTGGAGCCCCCCGGAGGAGTACCCCGAAGAGGACGACTTCATCGCCGTCGAGTTGGCCTTCCTGCGGCACCTGATCGAGCGCCAGCGGCGGGGCGACGCGGAGACGGTCGGCTTCGAGCGGGTGTTCATCGAAGAGCACCTCCAGCAGTGGGTCGACCCGTTCCTCGCGGAGATGCGCGAGGAGGCCGACGACGGGCTGTTCCTCGCGGCCGCGCTGCTCTTCCGCGGGCTCGTCACCTTCGAGGACGAACTGGTCGCCCAGCTCGCCTGA